The Ipomoea triloba cultivar NCNSP0323 chromosome 14, ASM357664v1 region TGTTGACTTGATAGTTATAAAGTTATAAGTTCGACTCCACGTAAGAGTGACCTATTGGtattcttggtttgagtcgatTAGCTATGGATAATCTAAGCTAGTTTATCTCATTGTAGACCTTTGTCATCTAGGATGGGGTGCTTAGTGTACACTATCGAGTAGTGGTTGTGGGTTCCATCATATCGAGTATCTGGTTAGCTATGAGTAATCTAAGCTAGGATCACAAGATTGGGTATTCAGGGTACACCATCGAGTAGTGGCGGTGGGATTTATTGACACAAATTAACTGTGGAGTATATGGAAGGTAAGTGAAAGATTACCAGGAGAGAGATAAGAGAAGAAATCCAGATAACAGAGAAGCAGCCAAGAAAAGAGTCAGCAATGATTGCTCCCAAGATGGGGAAAATAGTGATACACCCATTCACTGCATTATACACTTTGGCTGCACTTATGCTCTTCATGCTGAACTCTTGTATCAGATAAACAATCAGGTTGTTAACCACTCCTCCCGCCGCAAGTGTCAACCCCGCCATCGTCGCTGATTTCACACTCTTGTTAATTAGCTGCAATTAAACCTCATAATATTATATCATTGGGTGTAAGCTCAAGAATCTACCTTGGATGAAGGGGAATGTGATCCAGCCACCCTGCTTGCGGCGGCGAAAGTGGCCGGGAGACGGTGGCCCTCCTGCTGCTGCTGCCGCTTCGTAATCCATAGGCTGTATTGATCTGTCCATTGCTGCAATTGGATTAGAGGAGGTgcttatattgtttttaaaatatcCAAGTCCCTACTCCAACCCCACCAACTTCTTGGAATATAATGAAGAGGTAAATGCATTTATTTAACATATGGAAGATTGGTAGGCCAAAAAAAGTCAAGCATACTCTGGCCCGCcatgaatttatatataatttttgttggtGACGAGAGAGCTTGCAAGTATTATGTGACCATCTTGTGCGCGAGTTCGACCAGAAATTTAGAATCATATTCTATTCACTTAACAAtaaatttatcttattttcAAGATAGATGGTAAgcatatgtttttttattaaataactaaaaattgtgacatatttttttttagataataaaaatgtcatttccgtagagaataaaaaaaagagtaaaagtaTTTGTGatattattcattttcaattttttttgaaagaaaataaaagtgaatAGAAAGGACaaatacttttatttaaaaCCATTAATAGAAGTGAAAGTACTCCATAGATGATAAACATAGCACCTTCTTAGGGTATCATAAATCCTTGTCCATGCATAcgagaattttttttcctccataTTTAAAAGCGTGCAAGTTGTGCATAAAATATACTCTCTTTGCTATTTGAGATACCCTTATCTTGATTAGTTTAGGGAGTCTTGTCCCAAGAGATCCGATAAGATGTGTGTCTAgccttattaattatatttcaaacaATGAGAATTGAGACCCTTAATTGACATTCCTAAAAACTCATAATTATTGTCatctatataatttttaaggCCAGTCAcacatgtataattaaatatgttaagttattatatttaatggaAAATTCTAAGGGGCCAGAGAGGCAAGATGCtggatacaaaaaaaaaatgaaatatgcaTGTGGTCTGACATGATGTTGTTTAGTTCCAAGAAAAGTCTTTTAATCCTATATATGTTTAAGTGCACTTTTCATACCGACCCGTGCAGAGGGTGGTAGAAGGGGGGGGGNNNNNNNNNNNNNNNNNNNNNNNNNNNNNNNNNNNNNNNNNNNNNNNNNNNNNNNNNNNNNNNNNNNNNNNNNNNNNNNNNNNNNNNNNNNNNNNNNNNNNNNNNNNNNNNNNNNNNNNNNNNNNNNNNNNNNNNNNNNNNNNNNNNNNNNNNNNNNNNNNNNNNNNNNNNNNNNNNNNNNNNNNNNNNNNNNNNNNNNNNNNNNNNNNNNNNNNNNNNNNNNNNNNNNNNNNNNNNNNNNNNNNNNNNNNNNNNNNNNNNNNNNNNNNNNNNNNNNNNNNNNNNNNNNNNNNNNNNNNNNNNNNNNNNNNNNNNNNNNNNNNNNNNNNNNNNNNNNNNNNNNNNNNNNNNNNNNNNNNNNNNNNNNNNNNNNNNNNNNNNNNNNNNNNNNNNNNNNNNNNNNNNNNNNNNNNNNNNNNNNNNNNNNNNNNNNNNNNNNNNNNNNNNNNNNNNNNNNNNNNNNNNNNNNNNNNNNNNNNNNNNNNNNNNNNNNNNNNNNNNNNNNNNNNNNNNNNNNNNNNNNNNNNNNNNNNNNNNNNNNNNNNNNNNNNNNNNNNNNNNNNNNNNNNNNNNNNNNNNNNNNNNNNNNNNNNNNNNNNNNNNNNNNNNNNNNNNNNNNNNNNNNNNNNNNNNNNNNNNNNNNNNNNNNNNNNNNNNNNNNNNNNNNNNNNNNNNNNNNNNNNNNNNNNNNNNNNNNNNNNNNNNNNNNNNNNNNNNNNNNNNNNNNNNNNNNNNNNNNNNNNNNNNNNNNNNNNNNNNNNNNNNNNNNNNNNNNNNNNNNNNNNNNNNNNNNNNNNNNNNNNNNNNNNNNNNNNNNNNNNNNNNNNNNNNNNNNNNNNNNNNNNNNNNNNNNNNNNNNNNNNNNNNNNNNNNNNNNNNNNNNNNNNNNNNNNNNNNNNNNNNNNNNNNNNNNNNNNNNNNNNNNNNNNNNNNNNNNNNNNNNNNNNNNNNNNNNNNNNNNNNNNNNNNNNNNNNNNNNNNNNNNNNNNNNNNNNNNNNNNNNNNNNNNNNNNNNNNNNNNNNNNNNNNNNNNNNNNNNNNNNNNNNNNNNNNNNNNNNNNNNNNNNNNNNNNNNNNNNNNNNNNNNNNNNNNNNNNNNNNNNNNNNNNNNNNNNNNNNNNNNNNNNNNNNNNNNNNNNNNNNNNNNNNNNNNNNNNNNNNNNNNNNNNNNNNNNNNNNNNNNNNNNNNNNNNNNNNNNNNNNNNNNNNNNNNNNNNNNNNNNNNNNNNNNNNNNNNNNNNNNNNNNNNNNNNNNNNNNNNNNNNNNNNNNNNNNNNNNNNNNNNNNNNNNNNNNNNNNNNNNNNNNNNNNNNNNNNNNNNNNNNNNNNNNNNNNNNNNNNNNNNNNNNNNNggggggggggggggggggggggggggggggggggggggggggggggggggggggggggggggggggggggggggggggggggggggggggggggggggggggggggggggggggggggggggggggggggggggggggggggagattCATGTGAATATTCGCAGGGCGAATTgaaattgacatccctacttgCATGGAATAACAATTACAACTAACAATAGTTAACTAAGATTAGTATTGTTTGACTTGTTTCTAATTTTGAAAATCCGGCACCGTGTCTTTACGACCCCGTAAACATTTCCTATATTTAATTAGTCAAAAATAAAATggccaatttttattttttttaaaggttagATGTATAAATATCATCAAAAAATTTATTGTGTAGATATCATAAGAATATTTCTAATTCATTgagtcaaattaaaaatatctccatatatttattactattatataaaGGGGTTATGGTCCTCAGTTGTAGagtgtattatattttcttttacccGATCAGAGGAGAtaacaagaaaaaacaaaaacaagaatattactattatttcttgttttcaaaaaaaaaaacaagaaaaaaacaaaaataacttTACAGTAGAATTGAAAACATTATCCATACAGTAAAgttatttgttttaataatattatgaaattatcCATCAAATTTATAGTTTTTTGAATACACGTACATTGTATGACATATACTTACTTAATTTAACATGGATAATTTGATAGTATTAAACATtgtttttaattacatatatatttctagATTATATGAAAATTAGATCCATATGCGGCCTAACTTTTTCAGATTTTAAACACTCACTATACGATTGAAGTTAACCTCTTTCAACACAAGCACTCATGACCATGAGGACTAAAACATGCAATATAATGATACATTATCTATATATTACACTGTCAACTCATAGCCCAAATCATTTACAGCACTTATATCCTGCTATATATATCTAAACATGCATGACTTTTAGTATTCAAGGTTTTCAAACACTGTTCCTATGTAATAATTCACAAACGACTAAGAAATTTTTGTGTGATGGGtttaatcaataaaatgttAACAAGAATTGAATTTGCAACCTTCTTATATAGGAATCATGCTCCACCACTCAGTCAACTCTTTCGGGACTTGTTCGTTCTATACTTGGGGTCAACCCTTTCTGGGCTTGTGGGTTATATACTTGGGGTGGGATAAGGAAGATAATGAAGACATGAAGTCAACATGATTGTGATTAGACGCTAaagggaaaaattaaaaatcaaaatttgtcgAGTTGTGAAGCATAATCTCCACATTGAATACAATTAAATATGTTCCTGTTAGTTGGAATTGAGAATTTTTCATATGTATGATATAATAAACTACTAAATCATGACTATTGACCATCATATAGCATTAAAGTAAGATAAttatagaaagaagaaagaaatataaaatgaagGGTAGATGTGAACTACCACCAAAACTACTTGGCAGACCCGGAAAAACATCATCTATCAGCCTGATGCTTCCCACcaaattaaattgtaatatgatttaaaaaaataaaaatacacaataatttttagATATATCCACAACAAACGACAATgattgaattgtgaacatttagtatgtaaattgtgaacattcagtatataaattgtaaacatcatgtaaattgtgtattttgaactaCTAAGAAATTATAGATcgaaaattttaataatctttGGGTTGCTcatttgtgtgtatatactCAGCTCCTTTGGAATTAATTATTTGCCAATTATgacatatatattcaaattggTCTGTTATCTGTAATCCAGCTTGAATTTAAGAAAGAGACTATGTTCATGACACCaattattattgcatggaccattgTTTATACAGCtctgtggaccataaataaaaagtacatttttattatactgatggtacattatttttgtaaataaagtacattatttaagtactgaaagtacattattttatatatactatcagataatgtactttcaatacaaaaataatgtaccttcaatataataaaattgtactttttatttttggtccaccatcgtccatgcaataatttgcccatgtGTTGCGGATGATCCATCACCGGtccaaaacaagaaacaaaagaTAGTAATAAAGTTTGGGCCTTGGGCTTCTATGGAGGCAATGTTTTGTTTTGGAAACTATTTGTAAAGAGAATACTGATACTCTTGTAAACTACTCTCTGCAAATTTGCAATCAAATCTGTTATATATAGCCTCTCCAAAGAATAGTACATCTTGATTTCATAACTCAAACTCTAATCCACTGTACAAATACTTCATTGTACgtggaagaaagaaaataattaatggTTGAACAGGTTATAACATAGTACAAataatacccaaaaaaaaaattacaataacatGCCACAGGCATAGCTCCCAGGAGCATCCAAGTATTTGAAGTTAACAGATAGGTTTTGTAGGTCTGAGGAAGAAAAGGGGAGAAAATGGTAGTGCCCTCTTGTTATGCATATCCTGGATTCATTGCCAGTGCCTCCTGGTAAATCATGTCTTTTATTTGCTCTTCTCCATAGGCTTGTTTCTCGAAATCAGTGAATGGAACCGGGCATATGGGTTCATCAGATTTGTCATGTAACTGGGCAAGGTAGGGATGAGCTAATGCTTCCTCAACTGCACgggaaaacaaagaaataactCGGTGAGTAGATGAGCTTGAAACTTGAATAGACGAAATAACAAAAGCAAATATATTCTTAAGTGTATGTATAGCCCACTAAACCATTTTCAAAGGCAATGAGCATGAAAAAAAGTGAAATCAAGGGAAGATTGTAAGTCAAACCAGAATTACTAATAGCAGTGTTcaatttgaatttatatttaacGAATGATATTTAAAAGTCAAAACTCTAATAAACTTCATTATttaatcttttctttttactggtgccactgaaaataaaaaactagATAACTGTACAATATCATTGAGCAATTACCTGTAATTCTTTTGGAGGGGTTAAATGTCAACATTTTATCCACAAGATCAATGGCTAAAGGATGCACGTGTGGGAAAACATTTGCTAACTGCTGGCGTGGACGTAGTGGAAGTTGCCTGATATACCTTCTTGCATTTTCATTCTGAATAGATCCAAGATCGGAATCGGTTGGTGTGCCAAGAAGCTATCAAGAAGAAATGCAGATGCCCGTAAGTGTTGGGTACTGTTATAGTAAAAGACAGGTAGaggcatatatgtatatagatagaAAAAAAGGTCAATGTTCTGAATAGTCTTTGATCGGACAATAATTAGTAACTTTCAATAAAACACTAATGTTAGATCAAACtcaattaaaaaatgtattcaTCAATATATGGAGTGTCATATAAGTCATGCTAAATAAAATAGCAACTAGTAAACATACAAAATATACTAACTGTAAATGGAGTTAAGTGTGGATGTTTCCTAAAGAAACATTCAAGGAATAAAATCTATTATACTATTTGTCTTTCAATAGTCTTACCTCGGTTATTAAGCGCATCTGATGTACATGATCTTTTCCTTGAAACAGAGGTTTTCTGTTCATAAGCTCCATGAAGATGCAACCAACAGACCACACATCTATAGCAGCAGTGTAATCTGAAGAGTTCAACAGAAGCTCAGGTGCCCGGTACCATCTGGTAACAACATATTCTGTCATGAACTCATTGTCTAAGTTTGTGCGGGCAAGTCCAAAGTCACAAATCTTAAGATCACAATTCGAATTCAGCAACAGGTTGCTTGGCTTCAAGTCTCTATGAATAACATTCGCAGAATGTATGTACTTTAGCCCACGAAGGATCTGATACAAGAAATACTGCAAGCACACCAATATCGGATCAGAGTCCTGTCTTCCATTCTGCCTCACCCAAATAAGAGAACATAGTGAAAGGTGGCATTGTTACCTGACAATGCTCCTCCGATAAACCTTGATTTGATCGGATTATCTGGTGAAGATCCGTGTCCATAAGCTCGGTGGCAATATAGACATCATTGAATTCCCTTCTTAATGGTGGAGGAATAACATCCTTTATAGCTATTAcctgaaaataaaaattttctcagTTCAGCAAAGTTTTGCCTCAGAAAATGTTGCGACCAAGTACTCTTTATCATATTTGCACCACTACTCACATTTTCGTGTTCTAAATGGCGAAGAAGCTTAATCTCGCGAAGAGTTCGCTTCGCGTCCATGTAATTGTCGAAAGCATCAGCGATCTTCTTAATCGCAACCATCTCGTTCGTCTCAGCGTTCAAAGCCGAACTTCAATCACACacaaatacaaaatagaaaacACAAATCAATTTACACACAATAAAATTTACCACAAATTCGAAATCTATCACGAATCAAAGGTTAATGAATAGATATCTACCAGACGATTCCGTAAGCGCCGCGGCCAATCGGAGTAATTGGAGGAGCATACTTGGAAGTGACCTCGAACAAGTTCCCGAAGATGTCATACTGTACATACTGCCCGCCGTGAGTCTGAACCGCAAGGAAGTCGCCGCCGCCCACCATGGTGATGTCAGCAATCCGGTTCTGAGTTGGATGTTGAGAAGGATGTAGTGGCCTCGGCAGGTGATCGACGATATGCCTGAGTAAGTCTTACCTGGGtagatatgtatgtatatataggcgGAGGAAGATGTGGTCTTCCTGGTAAGAGGAAGGAAGGAGAGGAAGAAACGCGCCATTTTGACTGGGAAACTGAAACCTTTTTTTGTCTTTCAAGTCAGACCAATGCGGCGTTGCGTTTTAGCCGCCAGCGCTGGGAAACTGCGGGGTCAAGTCAACACACCCAGCCCGACGGCCGTCGAAGTATAAGTGTAACACGCAGTTTTATACTAtctttgtcccattttacctgttctaattaatattcattgatcaaattaattttttatttattaattatttttttagtaattttttattatttttaaatttaatttgttgtgtttaatagtacttttaatgtagtttctaaatatataaattttatatattaatgctaaacttagtattattaaaaattgaattaaaaataacttcagtcttgaacgaatcagacaaccattttaggacggaggtagtattattCTATGATACTTGATGGGGAATGTTTGGTTCactttaacatttttttctatGACAAGTTACCTATAATTACTATATGAGAATGTATATTGAATaaatttattgagttaatttcagttaaaaaaaattgttttgttagtaattttaaatttagtttaaaatttttatttttattatttagcaccttaaattattatattttaaatacttttagtttttttgataattttttcgGTGAAACTCTATTTcatcttcaaattttttttataattttcataatgagttaattccagtagGAGTCTCTTGTTTTTTgtggcaatttcaaatttagtttcAGACAATCGTTTTTACCATTTAACAATATGAGTTTTTCACTGTTTGGGTGTTGTGGGAAACTCATAATAACTATCTGAGCCGATGGAGGATATTGAGTAAATACCGATCATGCGTTATAGTTtacaaatcatacaagagagaggtatattttgtttttgtattaagAAAACATGGTGTTATGAATTCAAACACCcgttaataattaaattcatgatcttaaaatacaaaaatcatgttcTATTCATTCGGGTTAGTTTTTCACTTTCATTGATGCTAATGTTTACTTGCTCAACATATATATGGGCATAGTTGTCGTGTGAATTTTGATAAGGGGCTATTAATTTGTTGTATTGTCAAATCTAAGTCAAGAGCGGATAGGTCATAGGGAAAACCAAACAACAGTACGCATGAGTTATCTCTATTTGACCAAGTTCTGTATACActatttaacaaattttaatttctacaGAATTGGACCTAATTTCTGCATCACGATTTTGACTAATTCAAACGTTAAAGTTGCACACGTTGCCTATTGTAACACTTCCGGCCAATTCCCATTAGACCATGGCCATCCCATTGATGGATTTTACAcggattttaagaaaaaatgatgaGGTGGAGGAGTGATAAATAAGTGAGAGAAAAGAAATTTACATACTGCAAATTTGGGACTTTTGTAATATAAGTGGGATCCAAAAAGCAGAGAAGCTGTAAAGTCTGTACGCGTTGCGCGCCACTTGCACGCCTAGCGGGCTGGGGTGCGTAATTCCCTTTcacttttcttttaaattgttgctagattttattttttgtttttttttcttccctttttcatattctctttcctaatcacacttacaaaatccactcaaaaactacaccaaactcttaactattggagaaggccttaGAGAGTTAGTTAATGAGTTTTAACAACagaatttctttttaatttttatttttctcattatctaatataataatataaaagccaaggaccttgtggtccagtgcgtcaaacccttccctttatacgggaggtggtgggttcgagcctcaatggaggcaatacaatattgactcttgtgcttcaataggttgagaaagtagttatgaacagatactgcattctaatagagttagtagtattcaaaaaatataataatataaaaactaataagtgtgaataaaatttatattatttatttatttctatttttcctgttagttttttttttatacattatgctataagagttttactatacaatattttagtaaaaattatcAATACCATTATAACtttcattatctttttttttcaactatTGTTGACATGCACATATATCCACCagatattttcttatcttcttcaatgataataatatatagacatagacattatatattggagtactATATAAGTTTCTtcctaaatataaatatcaaatttataaaaatgatttacattattattattatacaataatataaatatctaaaatctaaataaatcttTTTCATATAGAGTATTAATATTAGAATTGATTTTTACGAATCgcgcatataaaatactagtatgtctatatatgtatgtatatagaaaGAGGTTCCGGTGAGAAGAAAGCTGCAggtgagaaatgagaatgaatATCAGCCCtagataaaaaaatttgtcacctacgaacttcaacaatgtgctctggaaggcacaacaatgtgctctgaaAGAAGGGACTAGGGGTAAGCAAGactaaaaaaaaactgaaagaaTCGAAATCCGAAACAGACCACCCGAGATGAGCCGAACCCGAACTATTAAAACCAAACCGCCGCGTGAAATGACGTCGGTTTAACGGATTCGGGTGGGGGTGATAATTTCACACCCGACCCGCCCGAATATCCGAGAAATTCTAGGGTTCCGTATAGTATATACAATACATCGTCGTTTGGTCCtagtatgtatgtgtgtgtgtgtgtgtgtgtgtgtgtatatatatatatatatatgttgataagGATGAATCGTCATTTCTCTCCTCATTTGCGCAGTCACGATTGCTAGGGTTCCTTGACTCCTTCTCCGAGTTCTCTCTGTGACTTTGTCTGAGACTCTAAGCTCTCACTTTTCTCTTCTCCCTTCTCCCTTCTCCCTTCGCGATTCTGATTTCTCTAAGACTCTGAGTAGTGTGTTATATTCTTTGAGTTCTCTCTACTATAGCCTGTTCTCTAATCTCTACTTCTCTAAGTTCCACTCATTCTGTAGTCTGGTACTTCGGTTGGTTCTGTTCAAGACTTTGAGTGGTAGTTTGGACATCTGGTAGTATAAGTGGGACCCAAAAAGCAGAGAAGCTGTAAAGTCTATACGCGTTGCGCGCCACTTGCACGCCTAGCGGGCAGGGGCGCGCAATTCCCTTTcacttttcttttaaattgttgctagattttattttttgttttttttcttccccttttcatattctctttcctagtcacacttacaaaatctaCTAAAAAACTACACCAAACTCTtaactattggagaaggccttaGAGAGTTAGTTAATGAGTTTTAACAACagaatttctttttaatttttacttctctcattatctaatataataatataaaaactaataagtgtgaataaaatttatattatttatttatttctatttttcccGTTAGTTTTTTTACACATTATGCTATAAGAATTttactatacaatattttaataaaaattatcaatACCATTATAACtttcattatcttttttttttcaactattGTTGACATGCACATGTATCCACCagatattttcttatcttcttcaatgataataatatatagacatagacattatatattggagtactacataatttttttcctaaatataaatatcaaatttataaaaatgatttacattattattattatacaataatataaatatctaaaatctaaataaatcttTTTCATATAGAGTATTAATATTAGACATTGATTTTTACGAATCGCGcatagaaaatactagtatgtctatatatgtatatatatagaaagaggTTCGAGTGAGAAGAAAGCTGCAggtgagaaatgagaatgaatATCAGCCCTAGATAAAAAAATTTGCCACCTATGAacttcaacaatgtgctctgaaAGAAGGGACTAGGGGTGAGcaagactaaaaaaaaaaaaaaaactgaaagaaTCGAAATCCGAAACAGACCACCCGAGCCGAGTCGAACCCGAACTATTAAAACCAAACCGCCGCGTGAAATGAAGTCGGTTTAACGGATTCGGGTGGGGGTGATAATTTCACACCCAACCCGCCCGAATATCCGAGAAATTCTAGGGTTCCGTATAGTATATACGATACATcgtcatttggtcctagtatgtatgtgtgtgtgtgtgtgtgtatatatatatatatatatatatatatgttgataagGATGAATCGTCATTTCTCTCCTCATTTGCGCAGTCGCGATTGCTAGGGTTCCTTGACTCCTTCTCCGAGTTCTCTCTATGACTCTGTCTGAGACTCTAAGCTCTCACTTCTCTCTTCTCCCTTCTCCCTTCTCCCTTCGCGATTCTGATTTCTCTAAGACTCTGAGTAGTGTGTTATATTCTTTGAGTTCTCTCTACTATAGCCTGTTCTCTAATATCTACTTCTCTGAGTTCCACTCATTCTGTAGTCTGGTACTTCGGTTGGTTCTGTTCAAGACTTTGAGTGGTAGTTTGGACATTTGGTGGAAGCTGTACTGGTGTGGTGGTGCTATGGTGGTGTCGTCAACTTCGAGTGGTGATATCTATACAAAGAAGTCCTTATTCTCCGGGGTATTTGTGAGAAACGAAGTAAATCTTCAAACCttagttttataaatttatgttatGCGATTTTGTGATATTTATGTGGGAACACTGACTCGTTGCATATTTATTGCAAACCCTagttttataattttgatttcttaaatttattatcaTATGCTATGCAATTTTGTGATATTTCTATGATATTCTAGTGGGAACATTGACTCGTTGCATGTTTATTATAAACCCTAGTcttataaatttgatttcttaaatttattatcaTATGCTATGCGGTTTTGTGATATTTCTGTGATATTCTGGTGGAAGCACTAACTTTTTGCCTGTTTATTGCAAACCCTAATTTTATGATATGTTCTGTTATTATGGTCGAAGCACTGACTGTTTATTACAATATCTGAATATGAAAGTGAAATAAAAACCCTGAATCTGGATTTCTTTGTCTTGTCAAGTTAATGGATGTATGCTCTTAAATATATTGAATGAATTctctaataataaaataattatgtatTCTTGGAAAATGATGACACAAAATGTGTCTGATTCTGGAACTTTATGTGTAATTGTATGGCTGCTTGACTGtctattattcttgaatatgAATCCTACTATGTGTACTGATATTAATTTAACCATGTTTTATATGGATAATATCAGTATGCCTAGTATTCAACCTCCCGATTCTTCAAATGGGGGACCTACAGTGGTGGAAGCCCACACTATTGAGGCTAATAATCAACATAATGAGCAACCTCCTAAGGGAATTGAAGACATTTTTAAGGGGAACCAATCATAGGGTTAGTATTACTACTAATTCTTGGACATCCATCCAAAGAATTAACTACATGGTAGTCATTTCCCATTTCACTGATTCAGAGTCGAAgcttaataaaaaaatcaaagcatTTGTCCTTGTTACCTCTCACAAATGTGAATATCTTGCAAAAGCCCTAGAAACATGCTTGCTAGAGTGGGAGCTTAGAAATGTTTTTAGTGTGACAATTGATAATGCTTCATCTAATGACACTGTTATGGGGTTTCTAAAGAAAAAATTAGAGTCTTGGGGAACATCAAATGAAGGCTAAGTATATTCACATGATGAGATGCATTGTCCATATCCTTAACTTGGTTGTTCAAGATG contains the following coding sequences:
- the LOC116004888 gene encoding mitogen-activated protein kinase 3-like, with the translated sequence MVGGGDFLAVQTHGGQYVQYDIFGNLFEVTSKYAPPITPIGRGAYGIVCSALNAETNEMVAIKKIADAFDNYMDAKRTLREIKLLRHLEHENVIAIKDVIPPPLRREFNDVYIATELMDTDLHQIIRSNQGLSEEHCQYFLYQILRGLKYIHSANVIHRDLKPSNLLLNSNCDLKICDFGLARTNLDNEFMTEYVVTRWYRAPELLLNSSDYTAAIDVWSVGCIFMELMNRKPLFQGKDHVHQMRLITELLGTPTDSDLGSIQNENARRYIRQLPLRPRQQLANVFPHVHPLAIDLVDKMLTFNPSKRITVEEALAHPYLAQLHDKSDEPICPVPFTDFEKQAYGEEQIKDMIYQEALAMNPGYA